The DNA segment AAACGCAAAAGGCCCGTCTCTCTACCTATTGTAACTTACTTTTACAAGTACAAAGTGAGAAGGAATTAGCTCGAGGTTTTAATAAATGGGGAAATTTTGCAGTAAATTCAATAGAATATGCGAATGATGCCACAGCAGAATTAAAGGTTTCTTGTCGATATATGACAGAGGACGAATTTGAGAAATATTATAATACTTATGTTAATCCAAATACAGGAAATAAAACAAGATTAGCCGAAGAGTATTTGGATAATAAATTTACTGTAAGTGATGAAAAAGTATCGTAATAATAGAAAAGATGGCTCCGAAGTAACTTGGAACCATCTTTTTTCAATTATTTCACTCGTATTCCAAATAATGGCATTAAAGCAGGAGCATGAGAAAAATCAATGCTCACACCTTTCAAATCTTGAGGCATCGCAGTGATTGACTCAAAAGTACAAGAACTAAGATCTATTCCATTTAAAGCACAATTCAAAAACTGCGCCTTGTTCAGGTCAAGTCGTTCTAAATACGTGTCAACCAGCTGGGCGCCACTAAAATCACTATTCGTATACGCGCCCATTTCAAACGCCACCCACTTTAAATTAGCATAGCGAAAGGCGACATAATCAGCATAACAATCAACAAAAACACAATTTCTCAGTGTAGCATCGCTGAAATTAACACCAATTAATTTGCAATTTTCAAAGCGTACACGATGAATAATTGCGCCCATCAAGTCTAAATTCGACAAATCACAATTTTTAAACACAATATCGGTTAAATTCGCACTCACAAGAGAAACAGAATCAAAAATACATCCATCAAAAAGAATCGTTTCTAAATGAAAATGTTCAAAAATTTCTCCAGTCATTGTTGTTTTTCTAAAGATTTTCTCACTCACTTCACCAACATCTTCAATAAAATATGTATCATTCGGATAAACCGTCAAATCCCCATCAGGAATCCGCGGAGCAGTAATTTTTTTCATTTTTCCGACCTCGCTTCCGTTTTCATTATAACGTATTTTGACTGGAAAAGAAGCGGAAAATCGTTTACCTTTCATAAAAAACGGATTACAATAAATGTAAGATGAAAATGGTATTTGAGGAGTGAACGAGATGAAAGCGAGCGTATTTGTAGCAGGGAAATTACTACCGGAAACGATGAAAGCTCTTGATAAATGGGACGTTAAGGCTTATACCAGTCAAGAAAACATTACAGAAGAGGAGTTAATAAAAAGTGTAACGGAAGTGGATGCAATTATTTGTCCGCTCTCTTCACCAATTACTGCAAAAGTATTGGAATCAGCAAAAAATCTTAAAATTGTAGCAAATATCGGCGCCGGTTTTGATAATATTGATGTAAAAAAAGCGCAGAAACTCGGGATTGCAGTAACAAATACGCCAGATGTATCAACTGAAGCGACGGCAGAACTGACGCTTGGACTAATTTTGGCGGTGGCTCGGAGAATTTCAGAAGGTGACCGTTTGTGTCGTGAAACACCAGAGCAATTTAAAGGCTGGGCGCCAACGTTCTTTTTAGGTACAGAACTAAGGGGTAAAACATTGGGAATTATTGGTTTAGGAAGAATTGGTCAATCCGTGGCAAAACGTGCAGCCGCATTTGGAATGAAAATCATATATTCCGGACACCATCCGAAAGAAGCGGCGAAAGAATGGAATGCCGAGTTCGTGAGTCAAGAAGAATTATTGAAACGTAGCGATGTTGTGACTATTCACGCCGCATACAATCCGAGCTTGAAGCATCTGTTGAACGAAACAACACTAAAAACGATGAAGTCGAGTGCATTTTTGATTAATGCTGCTAGAGGACCTGTTGTAGAAGAAGTTGCACTTATTAATGCGCTGAAAACAGGTATTATCGCGGGTGCTGCGCTTGATGTATTTGAGTTTGAACCTAAAATTGGTCCCGAGTTAGGCAAATTAGATAATGTTGTTTTAACACCGCATATTGGTAACGCAACCGTCGAAACCCGCGCAGAAATGGGGCGCATGGCTATTTCAAATGTGGAAGCAGTTTTAGCAGGAAACAGCCCAATCCATTCTGTTTATTAAGACTAATAAATATAGCCATAGCAAGAAGCTATGGCTGTTTTTTTCTACCAAATAATGGTATAATATTTCTGGTAGAATAGAGCAACGGGTTGTTAGCTCAGTTGGTAGAGCAGCTGACTCTTAATCAGCGGGTCGTGGGTTCGAAACCCTCACAACCCATATTTGAAAACCGCCTAAACAAAGCGTTTAAGCGGTTTTTTGTTTGTGGAATTTTAGTAGGTGTTCATCGGTTTTTATATTTTGGGGCAGATAGAAATAGAAGTTATTTTAACGATTTAAAAGATTGTTATGCTTTTGTCATACCTTTATTGGTATTAAAGAGGCTATTTGCATTAATACTTTAAACGAAGTTAGGTATCTATCAAGCGAATAAGAGTTAACACTATTTAGAAATACGGAACTAAATGGCTCTGCTACTAAAATATAAAGATAAATAGCAATAATTTAGAGCTAGTCGATTACATAAATTTCAACAAAACAGATTATAGTTTTGCGTTCGCAAAAACTAGCAACAAGTCATTGCATCAAAATACAGCGGAACAGCTTCACGGGATATAGTTCTGTTGACTAAAATAAGTTTAAAGCAGAGAAACCGCATAGCCGTGATAGTAATAGCACATACTATACGGATTTATCCTAAGAAAATCCCCCCTATTATAGTTTAATCTATGGCTATTAGTAGACTTCGTATAGAAAAACAAAGAGGAACTAGTTGAATTAATTACATTAGAAGAATATCCAAGGGGTGAAAAAATTGTATTTGTTGAAGCGATTGAAAACAAAATAACTGATAACTCTGCCAAATTATTAGCTCAGTATTTTCAAAATAAGCAGGATATAGAACCAGAATATTTTTTAACTATATGTAAACTTCTATCTAAATACTAAAATCAAGAAGTTTATGATTTATTTCTAAAGGATATTAGCGATGATACAATTAATGATTTTGTGCAAAACATAATTGTTGCGTATTTCAATAAGTATAATTAAAATTGTACTTTCGTAAAAGAAATGAGGATATACTAAAAATGATAAACAATAGAAGATAAAAAAAACTTAAATATAGATACACAAGGAGAATGATATGGGCGATTCAATTGAAAATATATTGATATTGAGTGCAACAATATTAGGTATTAGCTATACAATTATTCAAGTTTATACCTTAGTAATAAGCGTCACTCCAAAAATGGAAGTGTTTATTACCGCGGAAAATAAAAGTAAACTTAGATTGAGTAAATTAATAATTTATTTATTATCATTTTTAGGAATATTATTTTATGCTAGTGAATATAATAGTGTTAGCAGTAATGTAGAAAAAAATGTGTATTTTATTTTTTTACTCTATTTTATAGTTTTTATAATTATTTATTCGGTTGCTCTTTTAATTAAATTTAAATACAATGCATATTATATTTTAAATGGCAGGTTATTTAAATTAAATTTAATTGAAGATGATTTAGTTTTTCTTGTTTCAATGGATTCAAATCAGGAATTGAATATACAAAAAAAAGAAATTTTATTCACAAATAAACATGTTATTCTTAACAAACAAGAATTTAAAAAATATAAGATAAAGCATATGTATTTGTTTGAAGATAAGGAACTCTAGATTTTACTTTTTATTGCCATTAGTAACAGTCCAAATTTCACATCAGAATTATCATGCTAGCAAGATCTATACAATCCTTAATAGTCAAAATATGATTATTTAAAATTGCTACATTGGATAGTAGTCATATCTTTTTAAAGAGTCTAGATATATAATAATGTCATATGAGTAGGGTAGTAGTAAATAAAGGTTAACTTTCATAAAAATGA comes from the Listeria welshimeri serovar 6b str. SLCC5334 genome and includes:
- a CDS encoding pentapeptide repeat-containing protein gives rise to the protein MKKITAPRIPDGDLTVYPNDTYFIEDVGEVSEKIFRKTTMTGEIFEHFHLETILFDGCIFDSVSLVSANLTDIVFKNCDLSNLDLMGAIIHRVRFENCKLIGVNFSDATLRNCVFVDCYADYVAFRYANLKWVAFEMGAYTNSDFSGAQLVDTYLERLDLNKAQFLNCALNGIDLSSCTFESITAMPQDLKGVSIDFSHAPALMPLFGIRVK
- a CDS encoding 2-hydroxyacid dehydrogenase family protein, whose amino-acid sequence is MKASVFVAGKLLPETMKALDKWDVKAYTSQENITEEELIKSVTEVDAIICPLSSPITAKVLESAKNLKIVANIGAGFDNIDVKKAQKLGIAVTNTPDVSTEATAELTLGLILAVARRISEGDRLCRETPEQFKGWAPTFFLGTELRGKTLGIIGLGRIGQSVAKRAAAFGMKIIYSGHHPKEAAKEWNAEFVSQEELLKRSDVVTIHAAYNPSLKHLLNETTLKTMKSSAFLINAARGPVVEEVALINALKTGIIAGAALDVFEFEPKIGPELGKLDNVVLTPHIGNATVETRAEMGRMAISNVEAVLAGNSPIHSVY